A section of the Halopiger aswanensis genome encodes:
- the tfe gene encoding transcription factor E, producing MAFEDLLEDPVIQKYLHELVGPKGMPVAAAPPDGEVTDEELAEELDLELNDVRRALFILYENDLASYRRLRDEDSGWLTYLWTFEYDNIPENLEEEMYRLHDALEDRQEYERNHEFYLCEICSIRFEFGEAMDFGFECPECGSPLESMDNDRLVNAMDERLEALEEELNIDNADA from the coding sequence ATGGCTTTTGAGGACCTGCTCGAGGACCCGGTCATCCAGAAGTACTTGCACGAGTTGGTCGGTCCCAAGGGAATGCCCGTCGCGGCGGCCCCGCCGGACGGCGAAGTGACCGACGAGGAGCTCGCGGAAGAGCTCGACCTCGAGTTGAACGACGTGCGGCGCGCGCTGTTTATTCTCTACGAGAACGATCTGGCGAGTTATCGCCGCCTGCGCGACGAGGACTCGGGCTGGCTCACCTACCTCTGGACCTTCGAGTACGACAACATCCCGGAGAATCTGGAAGAGGAGATGTACCGACTCCACGACGCCCTCGAGGACCGTCAGGAGTACGAACGGAACCACGAGTTCTACCTCTGTGAGATCTGTTCGATCCGGTTCGAGTTCGGCGAGGCCATGGACTTCGGCTTCGAGTGTCCCGAATGCGGCTCGCCGCTCGAATCGATGGACAACGACCGGCTCGTCAACGCGATGGACGAGCGCCTCGAGGCCCTCGAGGAGGAACTCAACATCGACAACGCGGACGCCTAA
- a CDS encoding DUF2110 family protein, whose translation MVVLATKLYVEGDARERALDSLRSLVDNEIGDLEVEFELGVRHDDFPSVTIEGEDATVARNVLREEFGEIVPDLEAGETYVGTLESWDDEGFVLDAGQAVRIPADELDLGPGSPTQIRERYGLVQHVPLRFVYGGEDEASTLADEEVDRLYEWTRGAGRLNVNSATRAEVRATLNRAGHAQDYVTVERLGLLEQSVICTDDTDPPGLLASVGEYLPAELRCVVP comes from the coding sequence ATGGTCGTACTCGCAACCAAACTCTACGTCGAGGGCGACGCCCGCGAGCGAGCGCTTGACTCGCTGCGATCGCTGGTCGACAACGAGATCGGCGACCTCGAAGTCGAGTTCGAACTCGGGGTACGCCACGACGACTTCCCGTCGGTCACGATCGAGGGCGAAGACGCCACCGTCGCGCGCAACGTCCTCCGCGAGGAGTTCGGCGAGATCGTCCCCGACCTCGAGGCCGGCGAGACCTACGTCGGCACGCTCGAGTCGTGGGACGACGAGGGATTCGTCCTCGACGCCGGACAGGCGGTGCGGATTCCCGCGGACGAACTCGATCTCGGGCCCGGATCCCCCACGCAGATCCGCGAGCGGTACGGCCTCGTCCAGCACGTGCCGCTGCGGTTCGTCTACGGCGGGGAGGACGAGGCGTCGACCCTCGCCGACGAGGAAGTCGACCGCCTCTACGAGTGGACCCGCGGCGCCGGGCGGCTCAACGTCAACAGCGCCACGCGGGCGGAGGTTCGCGCGACGCTCAACCGCGCGGGCCACGCTCAAGACTACGTCACCGTCGAACGACTCGGCCTCCTCGAGCAGAGCGTGATCTGTACCGACGATACGGACCCGCCGGGACTGCTGGCCAGCGTCGGCGAGTACCTCCCGGCGGAACTGCGCTGTGTCGTTCCGTAA
- a CDS encoding chemotaxis protein CheW: protein MTSPADRADPDPGSDAAADDGPDTVDDGRLTVLTFSLASERYCVRTDAVASVLGLSETAPLEDADDPWNAGTVTVRGERVRVVDLPRVFAAERTRETAARIDDPMLLVIDDTDETDAYYGWLVDGVDVTRTVRMDDLESTRATTKHVDGRFDFEDGSAILLNETAIHG, encoded by the coding sequence ATGACCTCCCCTGCCGACCGCGCGGACCCCGACCCCGGTTCCGACGCAGCCGCCGACGACGGTCCAGACACCGTCGACGACGGCCGACTGACGGTCCTCACCTTCTCGCTCGCGTCCGAGCGCTACTGCGTCCGAACCGACGCCGTCGCCTCCGTCCTCGGGCTCTCCGAGACGGCGCCGCTCGAGGACGCCGACGATCCCTGGAACGCGGGGACCGTCACCGTCCGCGGCGAGCGCGTTCGCGTCGTCGATCTGCCCCGCGTGTTCGCCGCGGAGCGAACGCGGGAAACGGCCGCACGGATCGACGATCCGATGTTGCTGGTCATCGACGACACTGACGAGACCGACGCCTACTACGGCTGGCTGGTCGACGGCGTCGACGTCACGAGAACGGTTCGAATGGACGACCTCGAGTCGACCCGGGCTACCACTAAACACGTCGACGGGCGGTTCGACTTCGAGGACGGAAGCGCGATCTTACTCAACGAGACGGCGATTCACGGCTAA
- the cheB gene encoding chemotaxis-specific protein-glutamate methyltransferase CheB, whose amino-acid sequence MTRVLVVDDSQFFRTVVGNALSDAGYDVETAETGTEAVEIVTNAAFDPDVVTMDVEMPDMNGIAAVERIMAATPTPVIMASAYTDAGAEATLDALEAGAIDFLQKPDGSGSRNIAHFVDDLREKIDRLDDVDVSSLADARPTSSETRSESNGRSDSQSGAPTRARSHSHPARTDRSSPSTAGATGTTSRGETAVESIAPASPETDTETDAQLTAAPVPERNDDLASAVNGDEADDGVRGPTIVVGASTGGPKIVERLLRRLPIGLGATVLIVQHMPADFTGRFADRLDAMGPYAVSEASDGDRVGPGEAVVAPGSAHLEIGADFGDSLRVRLDEARRDYGIQPAIDVTMETAADRVDGPLCGVVLTGMGDDGAAGIEAIKAAGGRTIAQDEATSPVFGIPCQAIETGCVDSIAPAPEIVDEIVAAFADTTPDPDSDPDAKAGDRDD is encoded by the coding sequence ATGACGCGAGTACTCGTTGTCGACGACTCTCAGTTCTTCCGAACAGTCGTCGGCAACGCGCTCAGCGACGCCGGCTACGACGTCGAAACGGCCGAGACCGGCACCGAAGCAGTCGAAATCGTGACGAACGCGGCCTTCGATCCCGACGTGGTGACCATGGACGTCGAGATGCCGGACATGAACGGCATCGCGGCCGTCGAGCGGATCATGGCGGCGACGCCGACGCCGGTCATCATGGCCAGCGCGTATACCGATGCAGGCGCGGAGGCGACCCTCGATGCGCTGGAAGCCGGCGCGATCGACTTCCTCCAGAAGCCCGACGGTTCGGGCTCGCGTAACATCGCTCACTTCGTGGACGACCTCCGCGAGAAGATCGATCGACTGGACGACGTCGACGTGTCGTCCCTGGCTGATGCTCGACCGACGAGCAGTGAGACTCGGTCAGAGTCGAACGGTCGTTCGGACTCGCAATCGGGCGCTCCTACTCGCGCTCGCTCGCACTCGCATCCGGCACGCACCGACCGCTCGAGTCCGTCGACGGCCGGTGCCACCGGGACGACGTCGCGAGGCGAAACGGCGGTCGAATCGATTGCGCCGGCCAGTCCGGAGACGGACACCGAAACCGACGCGCAATTGACTGCGGCGCCCGTCCCCGAGCGCAACGACGATCTGGCCTCCGCGGTCAACGGTGACGAAGCGGACGACGGCGTCCGCGGTCCGACGATCGTCGTCGGCGCCTCGACGGGCGGCCCGAAGATCGTCGAACGACTGCTCCGGCGGCTTCCGATCGGCCTCGGCGCGACGGTGCTGATCGTCCAGCACATGCCGGCCGATTTCACCGGGCGGTTCGCCGACCGACTCGACGCGATGGGACCGTACGCGGTCAGCGAGGCCAGCGACGGCGACCGGGTCGGTCCCGGCGAGGCGGTCGTTGCACCCGGTAGCGCCCACCTCGAGATCGGCGCCGACTTCGGCGATTCGCTGCGCGTCCGCCTCGACGAAGCGCGGCGTGACTACGGCATCCAGCCGGCGATCGACGTCACGATGGAAACGGCCGCCGACCGCGTCGACGGACCGCTCTGTGGCGTCGTCCTGACCGGCATGGGTGACGACGGCGCCGCCGGGATCGAGGCGATCAAAGCCGCGGGCGGACGAACAATCGCACAGGACGAGGCGACGAGCCCCGTTTTCGGCATCCCCTGTCAGGCGATCGAAACCGGCTGCGTCGATTCGATCGCCCCCGCCCCCGAGATCGTCGACGAGATCGTCGCCGCGTTCGCGGACACGACGCCGGATCCGGACTCGGACCCGGACGCGAAAGCGGGTGACCGCGATGACTGA
- a CDS encoding DUF5803 family protein, whose translation MNRRLVLAVLAVFLLAGTAGCLGFFGGISDEQLDQNASYDDLRDSEADVAVDVEGGGIISDGEFRAVYDLNDTEELSLYRSQLYRDEALDIRGVRYWYPNGTEVTGSELEVEQDRSSTQVRVPDGNGTLAFSGDAGRRTFQLPAYVEGSYEVTLPEGHRTSNFLFGDVSPGGYEREIVDDRERLTWESVDSPLSLRYYQTRDIPLFAGLIGAVVLLGGAGIAYYYRQIKRLQEKREEMGFDIDIDDSDDGPPPGMR comes from the coding sequence ATGAATCGTCGACTCGTTCTCGCGGTGCTCGCGGTCTTCTTGCTCGCCGGTACAGCGGGCTGTCTGGGATTCTTCGGCGGGATTTCGGACGAACAACTCGATCAGAACGCGAGCTACGACGATCTGCGCGACAGCGAGGCCGACGTCGCGGTCGACGTCGAGGGCGGCGGTATCATCAGCGACGGCGAGTTCCGCGCCGTCTACGATCTCAACGACACCGAGGAACTGTCGCTGTACCGCTCACAGCTCTACCGCGACGAGGCGCTCGACATCCGCGGCGTCCGGTACTGGTACCCCAACGGGACCGAGGTAACTGGCTCCGAACTCGAGGTCGAACAGGACCGCTCGAGCACGCAGGTCCGGGTTCCCGACGGGAACGGGACGCTCGCGTTCTCGGGCGACGCGGGCCGGCGAACCTTCCAGTTGCCGGCCTACGTCGAGGGCTCCTACGAGGTGACGCTGCCCGAGGGCCACCGGACGTCGAACTTCCTGTTCGGCGACGTCAGCCCCGGCGGCTACGAGCGCGAAATCGTCGACGATCGCGAGCGCCTGACCTGGGAGAGCGTCGATAGTCCGCTCTCGTTGCGGTACTACCAGACGCGCGATATCCCGCTGTTCGCCGGGCTGATCGGCGCGGTCGTGTTGCTCGGCGGCGCCGGGATCGCGTACTACTACCGGCAGATCAAGCGACTGCAGGAGAAACGCGAGGAGATGGGATTCGACATCGATATCGACGATTCGGACGACGGCCCGCCGCCCGGGATGCGATAA
- the cheY gene encoding chemotaxis protein CheY, whose amino-acid sequence MSTGVLIVDDSHFMRNLLRQILEQEYRILGEASNGAEAVKLYKEHDPDIVMMDIVMPKCNGIKATAAIKKIDPDASVIMCTSVGQREKMKLAVKAGADGYVTKPFEEPSVRKALTDVTAA is encoded by the coding sequence ATGTCGACAGGGGTGCTCATCGTAGACGACTCACATTTTATGCGGAATCTCCTCCGGCAGATTCTCGAGCAGGAATACCGCATTCTGGGTGAGGCGTCGAACGGGGCTGAAGCCGTCAAGTTGTACAAGGAACACGATCCGGATATCGTCATGATGGACATCGTGATGCCCAAATGTAACGGCATCAAGGCGACCGCGGCCATAAAGAAAATCGATCCCGACGCCAGCGTTATCATGTGCACGAGCGTCGGCCAGCGGGAAAAGATGAAACTCGCGGTCAAAGCGGGCGCGGACGGCTACGTGACGAAGCCGTTCGAGGAACCGAGCGTCAGAAAAGCGCTTACGGACGTCACTGCGGCATGA
- a CDS encoding amphi-Trp domain-containing protein, giving the protein MADTTNYRNDMTRDEAADLVADLAAELRGTGPAEVQVGNKLLTLTPASTVEYDIEVEERSPMLRGDREEITVSIGWEVPKGDNNAEDIE; this is encoded by the coding sequence ATGGCGGATACGACTAATTACCGGAACGATATGACGCGCGATGAGGCCGCCGATCTGGTGGCGGACCTCGCCGCCGAGCTTCGGGGGACGGGCCCCGCAGAGGTGCAGGTCGGCAACAAGCTGCTGACGCTCACGCCGGCGTCGACGGTCGAGTACGACATCGAAGTCGAGGAGCGCTCGCCGATGCTCCGCGGGGACCGCGAGGAGATCACCGTCTCGATCGGCTGGGAGGTCCCCAAAGGGGACAACAACGCCGAAGACATCGAGTAG
- a CDS encoding ATP-binding protein — MTEYEYWTDFVQESTERITELNNALLTLERNPDDEAAMEDVFRVAHTLKGNCGAAGLESASELAHAIEDLLDAVRGGSLEVSPELMDDIFDAVDELETIIETADGADDEFDADPSETIHALRDHLEGPAAIQPPTDEEIEDVLSRFEPPAEDRNVYLARLSVDESEAEGANAGILIVKALIDAFDLIGTAPPRDAIEAHAYNGRFDAVFASAVTESAIESGLEPVDEVADFELLEVTDQFAAVADAEETGGDNATPGAADPDISADDAQDLEVDELLGEFDQYDDLDSMVEEVEDDDDLDAFDDMGKAGSFDDLLGDDDVDIEVDPALDEAAAELADVDTDESATESASEGDSVETATDSSAESDERSGSVSDSDSDSDSSSDSGSAVTDPGSAEDPVEDADAVFQELKDEVEMVGFDELQDELAELEFDEFDTDDEVSMDELLGDDVADEDPFLEADDAGDATADADAATADADSAADEAEPATGQPSDGDVADAVEADAVETADEAESDLETPADDPDSTEEPAETVADEATATAEPAETLEPAETLASEPEPEPEPKSETAASSTGAESTDDATEDGVIPLGSPTASADEDEFEEDDELEDVDADDNIGVDDDAGVDDSDDDDNGSDDAPPTDVADFDSATGGFEPATDNFEPATDDESADAVDAEADTDSAGSAGGDEMVDFSDLGATVGSAADDAATAESDANDATAAPEFDGDVPVDSDDQTGADPESNEIEHVGSASVDEAVEDGNEDESELETETESEPATPSDTADEVLEAAFSSVDGDEDDAEPVAADDDESGVGFATEDATAASTDDAELESAADSTETFDDGAIDSDEFDVSDSVPSEGDAAEFGEAAFDESDGADSDTELGADDVADEGVADEDFVDEALDDGATAADLETGDAFEATDDFESSGTLETDDAFAIADPDIESTSEDEFDSVDLDSTDLESTTLDDSLESLDLEPDSDTSFEDTFGDDAFADIDSESTSFSEPDTESEPGIGTETDDGTAFEHDSFGDGASNAASDSATATEADETPDRIIDVPEIEIPDVTVPEPETQQDADDDADEIQSLRVDVEQVDELLTLVEGLVTSRVRLRHAVEADEDRQALETELDALEDLTTDLQETVMDVRLVPLETVTGRLPRVVRDIAREQEKEVAFEMDGGDVELDRTILDRISDPLIHLVRNAVDHGIEPPEDREDADKPSEGTVEVTATRERDRVTITVDDDGSGLDPDRIRSEAVEADVLTEDEADAMADEDVYDLVFHPGLSTAEEVTDVSGRGVGMDVVDRTVTELDGTVSIDSAPGEGTTVTMTLPVSIAIDDILFIESGGEEFGLPTEVVYDVEPAESIELIDGEPMLPRDGDDDDPIPVLSLDEALETAAVDTDADTDTETDAGVAVGDGGSSSDGDTAGVGLEREGGDVLVRIRDDVRPVALRCDLVHGQQEVVVKPFEGFMRGIPGLSGATVRGRGKVVNILDVTTL, encoded by the coding sequence ATGACTGAGTACGAGTACTGGACCGATTTCGTCCAAGAGAGCACGGAGCGAATCACGGAACTGAACAACGCCCTGTTGACCCTCGAGCGAAACCCCGACGACGAGGCGGCGATGGAGGACGTCTTCCGGGTCGCCCACACGCTCAAGGGCAACTGTGGCGCCGCCGGCCTCGAGTCCGCGAGCGAACTCGCCCACGCGATCGAGGACCTCCTCGACGCCGTCCGCGGCGGTTCGCTCGAGGTCTCGCCGGAACTGATGGACGACATCTTCGACGCCGTCGACGAACTCGAGACGATCATCGAGACCGCCGACGGCGCCGACGACGAGTTCGACGCGGATCCGTCCGAGACGATTCACGCCCTCCGGGACCACCTCGAGGGGCCGGCGGCGATCCAACCGCCGACGGACGAGGAGATCGAAGATGTCCTCTCGCGATTCGAGCCGCCGGCGGAAGACCGGAACGTCTACCTCGCCCGGCTCTCGGTCGACGAGAGCGAGGCTGAGGGCGCCAACGCCGGCATCCTGATCGTCAAGGCGTTGATCGACGCGTTCGACCTGATCGGAACCGCGCCGCCGCGCGACGCGATCGAAGCCCACGCGTACAACGGTCGCTTCGATGCCGTCTTCGCGAGCGCGGTGACCGAATCGGCGATCGAATCCGGTCTCGAGCCGGTCGACGAGGTCGCGGACTTCGAGTTGCTCGAGGTGACCGACCAGTTCGCCGCGGTGGCCGATGCCGAGGAAACCGGCGGCGATAACGCAACGCCGGGGGCGGCAGACCCGGACATCTCGGCCGACGATGCGCAGGACCTCGAGGTCGATGAACTACTCGGCGAGTTCGATCAGTACGACGATCTCGATTCGATGGTCGAGGAAGTCGAGGACGACGACGATCTCGACGCCTTCGACGATATGGGCAAAGCCGGCTCGTTCGACGATCTGTTGGGCGACGACGACGTCGACATCGAGGTCGATCCCGCTCTGGACGAAGCTGCGGCCGAGCTGGCGGACGTCGATACCGACGAGTCCGCCACGGAATCGGCTTCTGAGGGCGATTCGGTCGAGACGGCGACCGACTCGAGCGCCGAAAGCGACGAGCGGTCCGGATCGGTCTCCGATTCCGATTCTGACTCCGATTCCAGTTCCGACTCCGGATCCGCGGTCACCGATCCGGGCTCGGCGGAGGATCCCGTCGAGGACGCCGACGCCGTCTTCCAGGAGCTCAAGGACGAAGTCGAGATGGTCGGCTTCGACGAACTCCAGGACGAACTCGCGGAACTCGAGTTCGACGAGTTCGACACCGACGACGAAGTCAGCATGGACGAGCTTCTCGGGGACGACGTCGCCGACGAAGATCCGTTCCTCGAAGCGGACGACGCCGGCGATGCGACCGCCGACGCCGACGCTGCAACTGCGGACGCGGATTCGGCTGCCGATGAGGCGGAACCGGCCACCGGTCAGCCGTCCGACGGCGACGTCGCGGACGCAGTCGAGGCGGACGCAGTCGAGACGGCCGACGAGGCCGAATCCGATCTCGAGACGCCTGCGGACGACCCCGATTCGACGGAAGAGCCTGCAGAGACGGTCGCCGACGAAGCGACAGCGACGGCGGAACCGGCTGAAACGCTGGAACCGGCTGAAACACTGGCCTCAGAGCCGGAACCGGAGCCGGAACCGAAATCTGAGACGGCAGCGTCGTCTACGGGCGCAGAATCCACGGACGATGCTACCGAAGACGGTGTGATTCCGCTCGGGTCGCCGACCGCGTCGGCCGACGAAGACGAATTCGAGGAAGATGACGAACTCGAGGACGTCGATGCCGACGATAACATCGGTGTCGACGATGACGCCGGCGTCGACGATAGCGACGATGACGACAACGGTAGCGACGACGCTCCGCCGACGGACGTCGCTGATTTCGATTCGGCGACCGGCGGCTTCGAACCGGCGACGGACAACTTCGAGCCGGCGACTGATGACGAATCTGCCGACGCGGTAGATGCCGAGGCCGACACCGATTCCGCCGGAAGCGCCGGCGGAGACGAAATGGTCGACTTCAGCGACCTCGGTGCGACCGTCGGCTCGGCTGCCGACGACGCTGCGACGGCGGAGTCGGACGCCAATGACGCGACGGCCGCTCCGGAGTTTGACGGTGATGTCCCAGTCGATAGCGACGACCAAACTGGGGCCGATCCGGAGTCGAACGAGATAGAGCACGTTGGCTCGGCGTCCGTAGATGAGGCAGTCGAAGACGGGAACGAAGACGAATCCGAACTCGAGACCGAGACTGAATCCGAACCCGCGACGCCGTCCGATACCGCCGATGAGGTGCTCGAGGCGGCGTTTTCGTCGGTCGACGGTGACGAGGACGACGCAGAACCCGTCGCCGCCGATGACGACGAGTCGGGCGTCGGCTTCGCAACTGAAGACGCAACGGCAGCGTCGACGGACGACGCCGAACTCGAGTCGGCAGCCGATTCGACGGAGACGTTCGACGACGGTGCGATCGATTCGGACGAGTTCGACGTCTCGGACTCCGTTCCGTCGGAGGGCGACGCGGCCGAGTTCGGCGAGGCGGCGTTCGACGAGTCGGACGGCGCCGACTCCGATACCGAACTCGGAGCCGACGATGTCGCCGATGAGGGCGTCGCTGACGAGGACTTCGTCGACGAAGCCCTCGATGATGGTGCGACGGCCGCCGATCTCGAGACGGGCGATGCGTTCGAAGCGACCGACGACTTCGAGTCAAGCGGCACGTTGGAGACGGACGATGCGTTCGCTATTGCCGACCCGGATATCGAGAGTACCTCCGAGGACGAGTTCGATTCAGTCGATCTCGACTCGACGGACCTCGAGTCGACGACCCTCGACGACTCGCTCGAGTCCTTAGACCTCGAGCCCGATTCGGACACGTCCTTCGAGGACACGTTCGGCGACGACGCGTTCGCCGACATCGACTCGGAATCGACGTCGTTCAGCGAACCCGACACCGAGAGCGAGCCCGGAATCGGGACCGAAACCGACGACGGGACCGCGTTCGAGCACGACTCGTTCGGTGACGGCGCCTCGAACGCGGCGAGCGATTCCGCGACCGCGACCGAGGCAGACGAGACGCCGGACCGCATCATCGACGTGCCGGAGATCGAGATTCCGGACGTCACGGTGCCCGAACCGGAGACCCAGCAGGACGCCGACGACGACGCCGACGAGATCCAGTCGCTCCGCGTCGACGTCGAGCAGGTCGACGAACTCCTCACGCTCGTCGAGGGACTGGTGACCAGCCGCGTCCGCCTTCGACACGCCGTCGAAGCCGACGAGGATCGCCAGGCCCTCGAGACGGAACTCGACGCGCTCGAGGATCTAACGACCGACCTCCAGGAGACGGTGATGGACGTCCGCCTCGTCCCCCTCGAGACGGTGACGGGGCGGCTGCCGCGGGTCGTCCGCGATATCGCCCGCGAACAGGAGAAGGAAGTGGCGTTCGAGATGGACGGCGGCGACGTCGAACTCGATCGGACCATCTTAGACCGGATCAGCGATCCGCTGATCCATCTGGTTCGCAACGCCGTCGACCACGGTATCGAACCCCCGGAAGACCGAGAAGACGCGGACAAGCCCAGCGAGGGGACCGTCGAAGTGACCGCGACGCGGGAACGCGACCGCGTGACGATCACGGTCGACGACGACGGGAGCGGTCTCGACCCCGACCGGATCCGATCCGAGGCGGTCGAGGCGGACGTGCTCACCGAGGACGAGGCCGACGCGATGGCCGACGAGGACGTCTACGACCTCGTCTTCCATCCGGGCCTCTCGACCGCCGAGGAAGTGACGGACGTCAGCGGCCGCGGCGTCGGAATGGACGTCGTCGACCGAACGGTAACGGAACTCGACGGCACGGTCTCGATCGACAGCGCGCCGGGCGAGGGCACGACCGTCACGATGACCCTGCCGGTGTCGATCGCGATCGACGACATCCTGTTCATCGAGAGCGGCGGCGAGGAGTTCGGACTGCCGACCGAGGTCGTCTACGACGTCGAGCCCGCCGAGTCGATCGAACTGATCGACGGCGAGCCGATGCTCCCCCGTGACGGCGATGACGACGATCCGATTCCCGTACTCAGCCTCGACGAGGCGCTCGAGACGGCGGCGGTCGATACTGACGCCGACACCGACACCGAGACCGACGCCGGAGTCGCAGTCGGTGACGGCGGCAGTAGCAGTGACGGTGACACCGCCGGGGTCGGACTCGAGCGCGAGGGCGGCGACGTCCTCGTTCGGATCCGCGACGACGTCCGCCCGGTCGCGCTTCGGTGCGATCTGGTCCACGGCCAACAGGAGGTCGTCGTCAAGCCCTTCGAGGGCTTCATGCGGGGCATTCCCGGCCTCAGCGGCGCGACGGTGCGCGGCCGAGGGAAGGTAGTCAACATCCTTGACGTGACGACACTATGA
- a CDS encoding chemotaxis protein CheW, whose amino-acid sequence MAPDLPDKLLGIDIDGDDRSQQRSDESDDEEELVRLVLFTVGEHRLAVPVDDVRTTTDLPDELTPVPRTPSAVEGVTDLRGEITAVIDPSVHFPTADHGTTETDAGRDQLLVFDRGADDQSAAIRVHEVLDVESVPERNLLDADDVASREFETDLLEHPLISALAEQERRPTRRIGETVVSPTEGAESADAIGESDATSAAASVDEPQDREPVVVELTPVVTVDKLLLAAGPRS is encoded by the coding sequence ATGGCCCCGGACCTCCCCGACAAGCTTCTCGGCATCGATATCGACGGTGACGACCGCTCGCAGCAACGGTCCGACGAGTCCGACGACGAGGAAGAGCTCGTGCGGCTCGTGCTGTTTACCGTCGGCGAGCACCGTCTGGCCGTTCCGGTCGACGACGTTCGTACGACGACGGATCTCCCGGACGAACTGACGCCGGTCCCGCGAACGCCGTCGGCGGTCGAGGGCGTCACCGACCTCCGCGGCGAAATCACGGCCGTGATCGATCCGTCCGTGCACTTCCCGACGGCCGACCACGGAACCACCGAAACCGACGCCGGGCGCGACCAATTGCTCGTCTTCGACCGCGGTGCCGACGACCAGTCGGCGGCGATTCGGGTCCACGAGGTCCTGGACGTCGAATCCGTTCCCGAGCGCAACCTACTGGACGCCGACGACGTCGCCTCGCGCGAGTTCGAGACCGATCTACTCGAGCACCCGCTGATCAGTGCGCTCGCCGAACAGGAGCGGCGTCCGACCCGACGGATCGGGGAGACGGTCGTCTCGCCGACCGAGGGAGCGGAATCCGCCGACGCGATCGGTGAATCGGACGCAACGAGTGCGGCGGCATCGGTCGACGAGCCGCAGGACCGGGAGCCCGTCGTCGTCGAACTCACGCCGGTCGTCACTGTCGACAAACTTTTGTTAGCGGCTGGGCCGCGGTCGTGA